The DNA region AACTGGCGCTACAACGGGAGGAAATTCGTTTCCTCAAGACTCTGGAATTTGGGGAACGGGAACTGGCGACGCTGATTGAAAAAATTGGCCCTGGGGGACAAATTCCCGGTGAAAATGCCTTCATTCTGTATGACACCTATGGCTTCCCCCTGGAATTGACACAGGAAATTGCTGCCGAAAAAGGACTCACCGTCGATCTGGAGGGCTTCCAGGCAGAGATGGAAAAACAACGGCAGCGATCGCGGAATGCCGTAGAAACCATCGACCTGACCGTCCAGGGATCCCTGAATCAACTGGCGGATCACATCCATGAAACCGAATTTCTGGGATACGTTCAACCTTCGACGGAAGCTGAAGTCCAGGCTCTGATGGTGGGCGGCCATAGTGTAACGCTGGCCGAAGCCGGTACGGAAGTCCAGGTGATTCTGGATCAAACGCCTTTTTATGCAGAGTCAGGGGGGCAAGTTGGCGATCGTGGCTATCTCTCTGGCGAAAACGTTCTGGTACGGATTCACGATGTCCAGAAGGAATCCGGCTTCTACGTTCACTACGGACGGATTGAGCGGGGCACTCTGCATGTGGCGGATGTGGTCAATGCTCAGATTGATCTGGCCTGTCGTCGGCGTGCCCAGGCCAACCATACGGCGACTCACCTGCTGCAAGCGGCCCTCAAGCAGATTGTGGACGATCAGATTTCCCAGGCAGGTTCTCTGGTTGCCTTCGATCGCCTGCGGTTTGATTTTCACTGTCCCCGCCCGGTAACCGCCGATGAACTGCAACAGATTGAGGACTTAATCAATACCTGGATTGCGGAGGCTCACACGGCCCAAACCTACATTCTGCCGTTGGCGGAGGCCAAAGCACGGGGAGCGATCGCCATGTTTGGGGAGAAATACGCCAATGAGGTGCGGGTGCTAGATGTGCCCGGAGTCTCGATGGAGTTATGTGGGGGCACCCACGTCAGTAACACGGCTGAAATTGGCCTGTTCAAAATTATTTCCGAGTCGGGTGTGGCGGCTGGCATTCGGCGCATTGAAGCGGTGGCTGGCCCTTCTGTGCTGGAGTACCTGAATGTACGGGATGCCGTCGTGAAGGATCTGAGCGATCGGTTTAAGGTGAAGCCAGAAGAAATCCCCGATCGCATTACCACCTTACAAAATGAATTGAAGGCGACCCAGAAGCAACTGGAAGCCGCAAAGTCCCAACTGGCGTTAGCCAAAGCCGACAGTCTACTGGCCCAAGCGGAGGCTTCAGGTGACTTCAAGATTCTGGTGGCGGAGATGGCGGGTGTGGATCCCGACTCACTAAAAACGGTGGCGGAACAACTACAACAAAAACTGCCCAACAGTGCGGTTGTGCTTGGTTCGGTGCCTGAACCTGGAAAAGTCAGCCTGGTAGCCGCCTTCAGCCCAGAAGTGGTGAAAAAAGGCTT from Leptodesmis sichuanensis A121 includes:
- the alaS gene encoding alanine--tRNA ligase, with amino-acid sequence MLTPLSGAQIRQTFLDFFASKGHKILPSASLVPEDPTVLLTIAGMLPFKPIFLGQRAAEFPRATTAQKCIRTNDIENVGRTARHHTFFEMLGNFSFGDYFKSEAIAWAWELSTQVYGLPPERVVVSVFEEDDEAFAIWRDEIGIPEHRIQRMGADDNFWVSGPTGPCGPCSELYYDFKPELGDDHIDLEDDSRFIEFYNLVFMQYNRDVDGKLTPLKSKNIDTGMGLERMAQILQQVPNNYETDLIFPIVQTAAEIAGIDYAKADESTKVALKVIGDHIRAVVHMLADGITASNEGRGYVLRRLIRRVIRYGRLIGINQEFTPQVAETAIALAEDAYPHVRRMELTIKLALQREEIRFLKTLEFGERELATLIEKIGPGGQIPGENAFILYDTYGFPLELTQEIAAEKGLTVDLEGFQAEMEKQRQRSRNAVETIDLTVQGSLNQLADHIHETEFLGYVQPSTEAEVQALMVGGHSVTLAEAGTEVQVILDQTPFYAESGGQVGDRGYLSGENVLVRIHDVQKESGFYVHYGRIERGTLHVADVVNAQIDLACRRRAQANHTATHLLQAALKQIVDDQISQAGSLVAFDRLRFDFHCPRPVTADELQQIEDLINTWIAEAHTAQTYILPLAEAKARGAIAMFGEKYANEVRVLDVPGVSMELCGGTHVSNTAEIGLFKIISESGVAAGIRRIEAVAGPSVLEYLNVRDAVVKDLSDRFKVKPEEIPDRITTLQNELKATQKQLEAAKSQLALAKADSLLAQAEASGDFKILVAEMAGVDPDSLKTVAEQLQQKLPNSAVVLGSVPEPGKVSLVAAFSPEVVKKGLQAGKLVGAIAKICGGGGGGRPNLAQAGGRDDSKLPAALEEAKQQLKSGLS